The region ttccttactattccaggtatcacccgaggtggtcggaggtggacgaggaggaggacgagctggacgaggaggaggaccaggtggacgaggaggaggacgaggtggacgaggaggaggcggggtgggtcgtgggagaggacctctcctctccttagaggaggggaggggaaggggcagggaagggggagaggtgggcggggagggggacgggacgggaagggaagggaagggaagggaagggaaggggtgggggcgggagggagggagggagggtgggccggagggagggagggtgggagggagggtgggcgggcgggcgggcgcCAGAGGGGGGGGTGTACTGCTTTATTAACTCTAACGGGCTCGTatcgacatccgtcctccactctctcccaccctccctccctcccgccctccctccctccctcccaccctccctccctcccgcccgcccccctcccgcccgcccccctcccgccccctccccgcctcccacccctccccttcccttcccttcccttcccttcccgtcccgtCCCGTCACCCTCCctgcccacctctcccccttccctgcccctccccctcccctcctctgaggagaggagaggtcctctcccacgacccaccccgcctgctcctcgtccacctggtcctcctcctcgtccagctcgtcctcctcctcgtccacctccgaccacctcgggtgatacctggaatagtaatgaacatttttagtataggaacacatcaaaaatattgtgtaaggattaatgtaattaatcaattaattaataatataataaattgtacaagattattcatagctactaaatatgtgcttgcacgaaaaatgaattgaaataatttattgtaaacgtgactagtttgtaatatttcagatgaaatataattacaattggcattaaatattataagaatattatttaattaataatataataaattgtacaaaattattcatagctactaaatatgtgcttgcacgaaaaatgaattgaaataatttattgtaaacgtgactagtttgtaatatttcagatgaaatataattacaattggcattaaatattataagaatattaatcaattaataatataataaattgtacaaaattattcatagctactgaatatgtgcttgcacgaaaaatgaattgaaataatttattgtaaacgtgacaagtttgtaatatgtcagatgaaatataattacaattgccatcaaatattacaaaagcgttttactcacccagtacaaatcctcgtcctcctcgttctcctcctcgtccacctccgaccaccttcaaccacctcaggttatacctcgaatactaataaatattttcagtgtgagaacaaatcaaaaataatgtgtaaggtttgatgtaatttttttatcgacatattttaccaaaaagattatgagaagattgtaaagttatagaaatttcattagcgcaccgacagctactgaatttggactcgcgcgaaaaacgaattgaaataatttattgtaaacgtgaaccaggaaccacggagcgcttatcctggaagtcgagaaattttattagcggactgacaggtaccgaatttggggttgcgcgaaaaacgaattgaaataatttattgtaaacgtgaaccaggaaccacggagcgcttatcctggaagtcgagaaattttattagcggactgacaggtaccgaatttggggttgcgcgaaaaacgaattgaaataatttattgtaaacgtgaaccaggaaccacggagcgcttatcctggaagtcgagaaattttattagcgcaccgacagctactgaatttgggattgcgcgaaaaacgaattgaaataatttattgtaaacatgaacgaggaaccacggagcgcttatcctggaagtcgagaaattttattagcggactgacagctaccgaatttggggttgcgcgaaaaacgaattgaaataatttattgtaaacgtgaaccaggaaccacggagcgcttatcctggaagtcgagaaattttattagcggactgacaggtaccgaatttggggttgcgcgaaaaacgaattgaaataattcattgtaaacgtgaaccaggaaccacggagcgcttatcctggaagtcgagaaattttattagcggactgacaggtaccgaatttggggtcgcgcgaaaaacgaattgaaataatttattgtaaacgtgaaccaggaaccacggagcgcttatcctggaagtcgagaaattttattagcgcaccgacagctactgaatttgggattgcgcgaaaaacgaattgaaataattcattgtaaacatgaacgaggaaccacggagcgcttatcctggaagtcgagaaattttattagcggactgacagctaccgaatttggggttgcgcgaaaaacgaattgaaataatttattgtaaatgtgaacctggaaccacggagcgcttatcctggaagtcgagtttcaccgcgtagcggacctgaagcgcgggatccgggaggtagagaacccggtactcgaaatacgtagcggacccgaagcgcgggatctgggaggttgagaacccggtactcgaagtttgcggagcgcgactctcaaccgtccgctctactgcgcggttgttaccagactgaggaactcggctggccgattttagattggtgacgtcactttccgaacatccgaaaattcaaactttggtttcgaactgtaatactaggtatgatgatgcatgatgtatgatgtatgatgtatgatgtatgatgtatgatgtatgatgtatgatgattttagtgttcacatttcatacaagaaatacacactttatctgtcctgccgattccagactcaagcggccacgcccttcgatggtcagccgttgactgaagatgtatccttcagttaacgggtcagctgataacgctgccgctctgcgacagttggatgatgaaaaattttgctcgtatcttccaaatgtgtgttaaaatactctcgaagtgttaagaagcttcgttctgtctctccctatcacctttttaggtctttaaatcactacgcagcgttaaatactgtctcatatacgaaacatccatttcatctcgttcaaaattggcgcatccgtgatgtattacagttactctgaatttttttccatccgaatacttttcgaaaaacaattttgcttctctacccaacgtagatacttcactctcgactagctagaacagcgttttgattatatgcctacgaaaattcaagatcgagagagcaaatgaaaagttgttggaataattatgaatactaatgttatggaatacatcgagcgcgcatCGAATATaatcccatttcgaagtgaataattcttctcttctcatataatagctaatctagtaatataggtaaataggatggttggaggtgttcggaaatggtaggacatttcaaaagttaaagtcgacgatgatccggtgcatcaattttatcgttacagattttctttccccatgaggcatagagtattcaacaacgataatgcagtccgtaaaattcatcatttatcTCTGTCTgaaaagctaattcgcaaggcgtggtattctagatatgtcaaaactaagctggcggcacgtgtttgcattgttagaaaaatacccgtactctacgtacactgtttctaatcttttgctacgtttggtttaatccccatgcttccacagcacgaatagtcggaaatgtttttgattatccatagtaaaataaaagaagtaacaaagcttaattttattgttaaagctctaatgaatacatcaaactgcgctcgaattcatttattatttgcacatgacctctgtatatttgataaattatttctaaatacattgaaacatatgtgtttataatgaaatatcatgcaatgggctgtgtaaactataaactataatttctatcaaatagctgcttttatgtgaACAGGGCTTCGAGACTCAATtcagttcgtcctcctcctcgtccacctccgaccacctccaacaatcgccaaccacctcgaacaaccaccgataacgacctcgggttgtacctggaatagcaataaacattttcagtataagaacacatcaaaaacattacgtaaggattcatataattaattaagtgattgacaatattaataatttcattagcgcattCATAGCTAATAATTGTcatcaaatattatagaaATGTTTTAcccaccgagcacaaatcctcgtccttgTCGTCCAACTCGTTCTCCttgtcttcctcgtcctcctcctcgttcacctccgaccacctccaaccacctccaatCACCTCGGGTCATACCTgaaatagcaataaatattttcagtgtaAGAAAACATCGAAAACAATCCGTAAggaataatataatcaattaagtaattaacaatattaataatccCGTTAGCGCATtcacagctaccgaatttgtgcttgcgcgaaaaataaattgaagtgATTTGTTGTAAACGTAACAAGCTTCAAAAAATAtcagataaaatatatttacaatagccattaaatattataaaaatgttttactcactgagcagaaatcctcgtcctcttcctcCTTATTCACCACAtgtccctgaagtcgagtttcattAGGTAGTGGACTTGGAGCGCAGAagctacggagcgcttgtcctggaagttgagttttaccaggtagtggaccttgagCTCAGAAACTTCGGAGCACTTCTTCCTGAAATTGAGTTTTActaggtagcggacctggtgcgcagaaaccacggagcgttcgtcctggaagtcgagttttactaggtagcggacctggagcgcacgAAATACTGAGCTCTTTTCCCTGAATCAAGTTTCCCCAGGTAGCATACCTGAAGCGCAGGACACACGGAGCGCTTGACCTGCAAGTCTAGTTCCTGCAGGTAGTGggcctggacagccagaactacggagcacttgtcctggaagtcaagttcCTGCTGGTAGTGGAccttgagcgcagaaactacggagcgcttttCCTGGATGTCGAGTTGTACCAGGGagcggacccggagcgcaggatccaggaggtagagaacccggcactcgaaatctgcggagcgcgattctcatccgcccgctctactgcgcggttgttcccagactgaggaattcaaCTAGCTGATtttagatcgatgacgtcaagagaaaaaaattttgggtgacgtcactttctgaacatccgacatccaatctttggtttcgaactttaatgcTACGTATgatatgatgatgtatgatgtgatgtatgtatatatgataagatgtataatgattttaatattcgcatttcagacaagaaatacgcacttaatctttcctgccgattccagactcaagcggctaggccctatgatggtcagccgttgactaaagatatattcttcagctAATGGGTcagctaatatcgctgtcgttctgcgacagttggatgataaaaatttttgctcgtacctttcaaatgtgttcaaatacactcgaagttttaacaagcttcgttctatctctccctatcaaaaaaaataaataaaaatcgacgccaatcacctttttaggtctttaaatcagaacactgcgttaaatactgtctcaaaTACGGACCATCCgtttcatctcgatcaaaattagcgcatccgtgatgtattacagttactctgaatttttctgaatacgaacacttttcgaaaacaattctgcttctctactgaacgtagatacttcattTGCGACAAGCTCAGTGTtccgattctatgcctacgaaaatttgagatcgagagagcaaatgaaaagtcgctggaataattatgaataataatattatagatCACATGGCGGAGCAGGGGGACGAAGAGgacgaaggtggtcggaggtatTCGGTAATGGTAGGATGTGGTAGGATCTGTTAGGTGGCGGTTGGTGGAGGTAGGGGGCGGTCGGCGGCGCTACGAGGCGGCACGGGGTGGTACGAGGTGGACGGAGATGGTTGGTGGTGTTTGGCGTCGGTCGTAGGTGGCATAAGGTGGAAGTCTGCACCACGAGGATGCTGGAGGGGACAGGAAGTGCTAGGTTGAGGTTGGAAGTGCTCGACGGCGGTCGAGGAGGATCAAGACGACGAGTACGAAGAAGCCCGGCCCGGCGCGGGCGGCGCGgcggatgatgatgatggcgTCGAGGTGGCCGAGGAGGATGATGAAGGGCGGAGGTGTCAGCAGGTGGTTGGCGGCGGTTGGTGGTGCTCGGCGAGTGTTGCGGCGGTCGACGGTGGACGCGGTTTCGCGTCTTCCGACGAGGATGATCAAGCTGATTGACACTTCTCAGTCGCAGTCGATAAGTAGTCACACGTACTTACCTTGTACCGACTCAATTTCAAGCTTCCATACCGACACTACTGTGGCTGCGACGAATGTCGGTGCGAGCCCGTCGGGCAGAGTCGATAGAGCAGAATCCTCCCACGCCCGCAGGCCCACCCGGGCCTACTTGTCCGCCGAAAACTGGTCACAAAAAGATACTCAGGGCTATCCGTCCACATATTCTCCAGTGAACGGCGCAAAGGAGATAAGATTATTGACGATAGCACCGAGAGCTAATATCGGAACACAGCCCTCAATACAAGGTGGTGTGAATAATGGAATGGATTGTGCTACAGTATCGTACAAGGCCATATGAGTATTATTACTCAGATGAGGATGAGATTATTTATATACGAATTCATCTAGATCAGGTAAAAATGGGTTCTTACCCCCTAGTAGACCATACGTCGGTACGAGGGACCGACAGCGGATTTCATAGCTTCCCAACTTCTCTGTCGGTACAGTAAAGCGCCTCGGCCTAAGCGGTCAAAAAAGTATGGCAGATGCCCTAACCGCCCGACATTGAACCAAGTCCAGTGACGCAATAGCTGGTAAATAAGCGGGTTTTAATCTATGTTCGATCTGTCAGACCAATGTGTGTCACAGGCGGTGAATTTTTCGTGGATCGTAAGTACATTGCGTCTCCATAAATGTGTGATTACAATCTGTAAAAAGAATAGTGAACTATCAACTGACGATtagaattttatgaaaaaaaataacttggccgtgaaatcgaaaaaataattaatctgcGGCAACAGTGCCCTAGTACATAATCCTTCTGAGCTAGTATTGTTGATATTTGTGATTTTATTTATGATTGCGACAAACACGAGTCTTTTTTTATAGGTGTGTACATCGTCAGTCGTACTGCAGCCCTTCTCAACGTCACATACAAACGTAAGTAAGTATTTCATATACACTAACAAGTCAttgcgaaaatattatttagtaattcgttttctttgtttacgttATTCTTCTGGCGTATCATCGAGCTTTGCTCACGCACAGTGGATGAAATCCAACGGGCCATCACTCGGCAACAACAGGAAACTTATGACGATGAGGAATCGCATAGGGTAGTGGGTAATTTACAAGAGCAGGCTGCATTCGACAACGCCAAAGAAGTGAATGATCCTGACGACCCTGACTTCGTTATGCAAGATAACGCGGAAGCAGATCCCGATATAAATGAGGCAGATATGCAGAAGCGCACAGTACCAACGCCTAGAAAAAGAGCACAAGTAGATAGACAGAGTACATCTATTTGAACGCCAGCCATGACTTGGTCGAAAGCAGCACCTGAACTTCGGGGCAGGCATGTCGGTGAGCAGGACTGGCTTACTTGCTATACGCGAGAAGCTCGAGACGCCGCAAAGGATGTTTTTTCCATGATAGAAGCTTGGTCATTACTATTTATTGACGGCATGCTTGCATTGATTATAAAGCATACGAATGAATCAATACTGCGTTGGATTGTGAAAATGACGATTGAAGCGCAACAAGGTAGAGAATTCGTCAAGCATATGTATTATGATGAAACAAATATGGCAGAAATGAAAGCTTTTATTGGTCTCAATATCATGGAGGCATTTATGGAGTATTAATGACCGCCGTACATTCTTTGTGGGAGTCTGAGTCAATGTCCTTGTTCACCGCAGATATTACACTCCATATGAGCACGTGATTATCGATGAGCAGCTACTCTCTTTCCGTGGAAAATGTCCGTTTAGAATCTACATGAAGAGTGAACCTGCCAAATATGGCTTGAAGATTCTTATGATAATCGATAGTAAAACCTATTACATGTTCATCACGATACCATATGTCGGAAAAGTGGATACCGTAGGTCGAGAGAGTGTCCCTTCATATCATGTCAAACTTCTAATCGAGCCGATACATGGAAGTAAGCGCAATGTTACTTGTGACAACTGGTTTATGTCCGCACCTCTTGTAGAAATAATGATTGAAGAGCCTAGTGAATCCTAAAATCCGTGATATTAGGGTGATATTCACGTAATCACTCAAATTCCACTCAACTCATCGGTgtagttgtaaaatttttccaccacgGTTTTACTAAAATTACCCTCGGAAAATCGACTCTGGTATCatcaaaatatcattattttaattcactgGCGATCTCCTATTTTCCCTAactttatataaatttttcatatgcACGTTACGTTCGTGGACGTCGTTTACTCCCGAGCGGTAAGGAATAAACTGGTTCGACTTCGCTTTTACGTCCGGGGACAACCGGAAGTTGGGGTTGAATAAGGGTTGAATAACCGTTTGGATGTTTGAGATATCAACTATGTatttgattgaataatttgtggTATAGTTTAAACGGAGTGTGTAGTTCACaatatcggtaaaaaaaactatacGTGAGATTGTTGAGTGTCGAAATAGaatttatcgtaccgaatGTTGGAATGGTAATGAATCTGAGCTAAAGAGGAGTAGACGTAAGGTGCGCAAAATGGTGGGGAATAGAATTAGCAGAGTTGGCAAAAAGCGAGTGGCGTGAGCCAAAATGGAAATAGGAGGACGGGAATGAGATGATAAGGTTATTGTAAGGATCGTGGGAGAGTAACGAGATGAGGGAGACATGTGGCGATATGCCGGACGTAACATGCAAATCTTTATGATATAATTCATACAGTATCGTTGGAATTAGTTCtttgactaatttttttttgtttataattttgaataacagttttttttt is a window of Neodiprion fabricii isolate iyNeoFabr1 chromosome 6, iyNeoFabr1.1, whole genome shotgun sequence DNA encoding:
- the LOC124185694 gene encoding uncharacterized protein LOC124185694, which translates into the protein MCVTGGEFFVDRVYIVSRTAALLNVTYKLDEIQRAITRQQQETYDDEESHRVVGNLQEQAAFDNAKEVNDPDDPDFVMQDNAEADPDINEADMQKRTVPTPRKRAQVDRQSTSI